A region from the Arachis ipaensis cultivar K30076 chromosome B01, Araip1.1, whole genome shotgun sequence genome encodes:
- the LOC107605876 gene encoding uncharacterized protein LOC107605876 — protein MVDKYFTSHKLSKSANGKIVSSIVLDSKFWQDCLTTVKIVGHLIKLLRLVDADEKPSLGIVYEGMQRAKNAIKTMFRNRKAAYMPYTSILKMRWDKHLKRDLHAAAYFLNPGIFYSEGFVEEANVLRSLLDLLDVEILCDDSVAAMQEIQLYRDCKESFGRESAKRAASRLEPGEWWRLHGGSAPKLQKMARRNRLEHQRLNDIVYVTYNLRLQSRLHRKKRNYDPIDIQSIDTVDFWVMEDEDDPEFTNGDVEGIESLIYTDNAMPSYPNIEVDMLDVVIESSNTSFGGISEDAGFGLPVYDGDIRTLNDDYDF, from the exons ATGGTAGACAAATATTTTACTTCTCATAAGTTATCCAAAAGTGCTAATGGAAAGATTGTTAGCTCAATTGTCTTGGACAGTAAGTTTTGGCAAGACTGTCTTACCACTGTGAAAATTGTTGGTCATCTTATTAAGTTGTTGAGGCTTGTTGATGCTGATGAAAAACCCTCTTTGGGAATCGTGTATGAAGGCATGCAAAGAGCAAAAAATGCTATCAAGACCATGTTCAGAAATCGGAAAGCTGCTTATATGCCATACACGAGTATCTTGAAAATGAGGTGGGATAAGCATTTGAAGCGTGATCTCCATGCGGCAGCGTACTTTTTAAATCCGGGCATTTTCTACAGTGAGGGTTTTGTTGAGGAGGCAAATGTTTTGAGATCtttacttgatttgcttgatgtTGAAATACTTTGTGATGACTCAGTTGCTGCAATGCAAGAGATACAACTGTATCGAGATTGTAAAGAAagttttgggagggaaagtgctaAGAGAGCAGCATCAAGACTCGAACCTG GTGAATGGTGGAGGCTACACGGTGGGAGTGCTCCTAAATTGCAAAAAATGGCA AGGAGGAACCGATTAGAGCATCAAAGGCTAAATGACATTGTTTATGTCACCTATAACCTACGCCTTCAATCTAGGTTGCATCGAAAGAAGAGGAATTATGACCCAATTGACATTCAAAGCATTGACACAGTAGATTTTTGGGTGATGGAAGATGAGGATGATCCTGAATTTACTAATGGAGATGTTGAAGGCATTGAAAGTTTAATATACACTGATAATGCTATGCCTTCGTATCCTAATA TTGAAGTGGATATGCTTGATGTTGTAATTGAATCCTCAAATACTTCTTTTGGTGGTATTTCTGAAGATGCTGGCTTTGGATTACCTGTTTATGATGGAGACATCAGAACACTTAATGATGATTATGACTTCTGA